The Nakamurella antarctica genomic interval GCCGTGGCAGGGCGCGGCTGGGCGTTGGGTAAGCCCAGCCCTTGATTTTTAGCAGGAATGAATGTCAGCAGCCTGATGTTCCATCAACAGATGCCCGAAGATTCGGGCGCGCATGGAGGGGTGTTTCGTGTCGCAGGTACATGACGTCATCGTCATCGGTTCCGGTCCCGCGGGCTATACCGCAGCCACCTACCTGGCGAGAGCCGACTTGAAGCCTTTGGTCTTTGAAGGGTCCCAGTACGGAGGGGCGCTGATGACGACCACGGAGGTGGAGAACTTCCCCGGTTTTACCGACGGAATCCTCGGCCCGGATCTGATGGCCAAAATGCGCGAGCAGGCCGCACGGTTTGGCGCGGACCTGCGTCCCCAAGATGTTGAAACTGTTGACCTCACCGGACCCATCAAAACGGTGTCAGTAGATGGAACCGTGCACTTGGCGAAGGCTGTGGTGTTGGCCACGGGGAGTGCGGCTCGTTATTTAAACCTTCCGGACGAGCAGCGGCTCATCGGCCGCGGCGTCTCCTCCTGCGCCACCTGTGACGGCTTTTTCTTCCGCAACCACGACATCGCGGTGATCGGCGGTGGTGATTCCGCCATGGAAGAGGCGACCTTCCTCGCAAGGTTCGCACGCAGCGTCACCATTGTTCATCGTCGTGCGGATTTCCGGGCTAGCGCCATCATGTACGACCGGGCCAAGGCCAACGAGAAGATCCGCTGGGCTAAGAATAAGGCCGTCACGGGCGTCAACGGCGCCGACACCGTCGAGTCCCTGACGCTGACCGATACCGTGACGGGCGAGATAAGCACGCTGGTGGTGACGGCTATGTTTGTCGCCATCGGGCACGATCCGCGGTCGGAAATCATCCGTGGCCAAATCGACGTGGACGACGAAGGGTACGTGCTCGTCGAAGGCCGGTCCACGGCCACCAACCTGCCCGGCGTCTTTGCCGCCGGCGACTTAGTGGACCACACCTATCGGCAGGCTATTACAGCTGCTGGTTCCGGGTGCGCAGCGGCGCTGGACGCACAGCATTATCTGGCTCTGCACGGTAGCGCGGTGTCGGATCCGGAACCTGAACTCGTTTCCTAGGATCAGGTTTCGACCAAGAGTCAGCACTTTGCAGTTTCCATTCTAAAGTTTTAATCCCTGAGAAATGAGGACCACCATGGCCACCAAAGATGTAACCGACGCCAGCTTCGCTGACGACGTATTGATGTCGGATAAGCCCGTCATCGTCGATTTCTGGGCGACGTGGTGCGGACCGTGTCGCATGGTCTCCCCGATCCTCGAGGAGATCTCCGATGCGCACAGCGCCAAGATCAACGTCGTCAAGATCGACGTCGACGCAAACCCGCAGACCGCCCAGGATTACAAAATCCTGTCTCTGCCCACGATGATGGTTTTTCAGGGCGGCAAGCCCGTTAAGCAGGTCATCGGCGCAAAGCCGAAGGCCGCTCTGCTCGCCGAATTCGCCGAATATCTGTAAGCAATCAGGGTGACAGGCCCCTCAATCCGCGGCGCCTAGCCGCGGGGTGGGGGGTTTCTTCTGTCGTGACTACGGAAATGGTTCCGCGCGGCCTGAAAGCATTGCACAATGGATTGGTTGTGCCCCGCGTCCGGTGTGGGGCCCGCGCCGAAAGGGGAGTCGATGTTGCTGAGACGGGGAGACCACGGTCCGTCCGTTGCAGCAGTCCGCTCGATTCTGTCCTCGTTGGGCTATATCCCGGCCGACCTCACCACCCCTGACGCGGATGCCGTCTATACCGCCGACCTGTACGACGCGGTGCGGAGCTTTCAGCAAAACCGTGGATTAATCGTCGACGGAGTCGTCGGCTCTATGACGCTGGCTTCCTTGACCGACGCTCGCTACACCCTCGGCGACCGCACGCTTGCCTACGCCTTATCCGCGCAGATGACGGGCGACGATGTCATGGCGCTGCAGGAGCGGCTCGCGGAGCTGGGCTACGACACGGGACAAACGGACGGCGTCTTCGGCGCCAAAACAGACGAGGCGCTTCGCGAATACCAACGCAACCGCGGCCTGCCCGATGACGGCGTTTTTGGCCGCCAAACCCTCGAAGATCTGCGCCGCATGGGGCGCATGGTTACCGGGGGAAGACCCAACTTCCTTCGGGAGAAGGAAATCGCCCGCCAGCGCGGTCCAGGGCTACGCGGTAAACGGATCGTCATCGATCCCTCCCTGGGCGGCGACGATTATGGCTGGGTCGTCGACGGCGTGCGTGCCAGCGACCTCATCTTTGATATCGCGCACCGCCTAGAGGGCCGGATGGCGGCCACCGGCATGGAAACTTTCCTCACCCGCGGTGAGTCTGATAACCCCAG includes:
- the trxB gene encoding thioredoxin-disulfide reductase: MSQVHDVIVIGSGPAGYTAATYLARADLKPLVFEGSQYGGALMTTTEVENFPGFTDGILGPDLMAKMREQAARFGADLRPQDVETVDLTGPIKTVSVDGTVHLAKAVVLATGSAARYLNLPDEQRLIGRGVSSCATCDGFFFRNHDIAVIGGGDSAMEEATFLARFARSVTIVHRRADFRASAIMYDRAKANEKIRWAKNKAVTGVNGADTVESLTLTDTVTGEISTLVVTAMFVAIGHDPRSEIIRGQIDVDDEGYVLVEGRSTATNLPGVFAAGDLVDHTYRQAITAAGSGCAAALDAQHYLALHGSAVSDPEPELVS
- the trxA gene encoding thioredoxin, translating into MATKDVTDASFADDVLMSDKPVIVDFWATWCGPCRMVSPILEEISDAHSAKINVVKIDVDANPQTAQDYKILSLPTMMVFQGGKPVKQVIGAKPKAALLAEFAEYL
- a CDS encoding N-acetylmuramoyl-L-alanine amidase, which codes for MLLRRGDHGPSVAAVRSILSSLGYIPADLTTPDADAVYTADLYDAVRSFQQNRGLIVDGVVGSMTLASLTDARYTLGDRTLAYALSAQMTGDDVMALQERLAELGYDTGQTDGVFGAKTDEALREYQRNRGLPDDGVFGRQTLEDLRRMGRMVTGGRPNFLREKEIARQRGPGLRGKRIVIDPSLGGDDYGWVVDGVRASDLIFDIAHRLEGRMAATGMETFLTRGESDNPSQAQRANVANRIDADIVLSLHIDGSSSALGQGLATFHFGTDSGSSSTLGETLAQLVHRELLARTKMVDCRVHHRPWDLLRLTQMPAVRIELGYLTNPVDREALIREDFRDTVADGILVAVKRLYLDGRDEPHTGTFTFKDLLAYEQSRTGLS